The Mesotoga sp. UBA6090 DNA window CAATGACCTGACTACCTATTGTTATAACCGGGACACCCATCTGTCCGCTCTTCTTCACCATTTCCTCTGCCTTGGCTTTATCCTTACTCACGTCGTAATCTTTGAAAGGAATCCCGTTAGTCTTGAAATAATCTTTCGCTCTCTTGCACCAGGGACAGGATGGGGTAGAATAAACAACAACCTTTGCGTTCATAACTTTGCACCTCCGGTTACCCCCAAGGGGTATTCATAAAACAATTATAGAACACCACTTTTTTTATGTCAACCCCGCTTTTGCCTGGGCTTGCTTTGTGAAAGGCCGGGGAAAGGAATTATGGTTTTACCTTGTTAAGAAGGATCTCAAGCTTCTGTAACTGACGAAGCAGAGAAAGTTGCTGCTCGGTTACCCTCTTTCTGTTGGCGATCAGATTCTGAAGATGACCCAGGGCAACCAGCTTCACGAGGTCGTCGTTGCTAAGCGATTGCTTTGAGAGAAGCTCTTTCTCAGACTTTTTCCATTCCATATAGAATAGTCTCCCCGATGGGGTCCACCTTGTAAAGATTCTCTTTGGTACAACTAGCAGAAGCCACCCAAGACACCAATCTGCATAAAGTACAATCGAAATCATCAGTGATTCATCTGGAAAAGAGAGGTATACCTGCCAGTTTCCAAAGACGAATTTGAGTATCACAGACCAGATTATCAGGTAGAAGACCGAAAACACGGACATAACGGTAGAACCCAGATACTCATAGAACCTTCCTGACTTCACAATAC harbors:
- a CDS encoding glutaredoxin family protein, which encodes MNAKVVVYSTPSCPWCKRAKDYFKTNGIPFKDYDVSKDKAKAEEMVKKSGQMGVPVITIGSQVIVGFDKSKIDNLLGIH